CAGACGACATTTTGAAAAATGTCATTGGCCATCAAAAAACAGGATTTTGGATTCCCCGCTATCTCCAGCTTCCCGCGCTTCAAAATGACCTGGAATCTCTGCTCAAGGTTTACCGGTCACATGGTTTTCTGTCAGCCAAGATTAATAAATCCCTTCATTATTCCCCCGACCAGGCCACTGTTGCTCTCGAATTTGAAATCTCGGAAGGGGTCCAGACCCTCGTTCAATCCGTGACCCTGGAGGAAATCTCACAAACCTTTCTTCCGGATATTTTAAAAAAAATTCAGATCCGAGAAAATAGTCCTTATAACGAGGCCGTGATTCTCGAAGATAAGATCGCTATTGCTTCTTACTACCATAAGCTTGGTTATCCGGACGTCAACATCGAGGCAACAGCCGCCTTCAGCAAAACCACGGACCGCGTAGATGTCAAATATAAGGTTGATGAAGGAAATCAAATAAAGATCGGAAAAATCCTGGCAACAGGAAACGAAAGAACCCGGACGGGCGTCATTTTGAGAGAGTTGTATTTCCATTCAGGGGACCTTTACCAGGAAGAACTTCTTTTGAAAAGTCAAAGAAAGATCTCCCAGCTCGGTTATTTCCAATTTGTGAACATCCGCCCAAAAGACGCAGAGGAAGACCAGGTCGTTCGCGATGTTGAAGTCAATGTAAAGGAACGAGACGCCGGCGCATTTGAGTTTGGAGCGGGTTACGCCGATGTCGAACGATTTAAGGGTTTTGCTGAAATTTCACATAAAAATATCGGAGGAACCGGCCGAAGGGCAAGTCTGGGAGCAGAGGTAAGCCAGATTGGGGATAAAGAGACCGCCAATTATACCGAACCGTGGATATTTGATTTTCCCCTGGATGCCAGGGCCTCAATTTATCACGAATCGATACAAAAACTACCCGCGAGTTACACCCAAACCACCGTCGGAGGCTCTGTGGGGGTCGAGAAATCGTTTTGGGATTATTATAAATTTTCTCTCCAGTACCAAAACGACATTTTTCATTTTATCAATGTTCCTATAAATGCCGTGTTAACACAGGAAGACAAGGACCGCGTAAATATTGCAAGTCTAAATCCATCACTATTCAGAGACACACGGGATGATTTTTTAAACCCTAAAACGGGATCTTTTAACGCGATCTGGTTCCGCTGGGCAGCGAATTTTTTGGCTTCCGAAATACAGGAAGTTAAGCTCACCCTCCAGTCAAGCTGGTATTTTCCCCTGACACCTAACCTGATTATGGGGATTTCTTCACGCGGCGGAGTCGCGTATAACTTTGGGGAAACTCCAGATGTCCCAATCAGTGAACGTTTCAAATTGGGAGGACGATCAACAGTAAGAGGGTACGCGGAAGATACCCTGGGCACCCTCGGACAAACGATTAACCCTTCGATGATTAACCCGTTGGTCTTCACTCCGACGGGAGGAAACTCCATGTTGGTTTTCAACTGGGAATTCCGGTTCAACCTTCCAAAAAAC
This genomic stretch from Nitrospirota bacterium harbors:
- the bamA gene encoding outer membrane protein assembly factor BamA, encoding MNLLPFKRPCLIFFVILLLFYPLVEAIGFETDSSVPIVTSISIQNPQGESYKRLIKDLPISVGSRFSTKVVKKSMERLYETGLFSNVIVATDKGSSGISIKLIVLDKLRIGGFVWKGNEYFFRERLEEVSRLKVEDELVQGWEKDLEQTLIRFYHREGFFNAKIDVGSRPMGKPSRLQVEIKIQEGIQSTIGNIYFSGNPGFDQERLLEVLRIHPGFYYSRETIQNDIENLKPFYYRARYLKVKIRDFAVHTQGDDRVAIEIPVEAGPRIFTFISFKGPRHYLKTTLVRQLLIDEEKSIDDATIEESKKRLSEFYQNEGYPFVEITVERREENNGKIVNVYFHIAEGPAVLLTRLVFKGNASISDDILKNVIGHQKTGFWIPRYLQLPALQNDLESLLKVYRSHGFLSAKINKSLHYSPDQATVALEFEISEGVQTLVQSVTLEEISQTFLPDILKKIQIRENSPYNEAVILEDKIAIASYYHKLGYPDVNIEATAAFSKTTDRVDVKYKVDEGNQIKIGKILATGNERTRTGVILRELYFHSGDLYQEELLLKSQRKISQLGYFQFVNIRPKDAEEDQVVRDVEVNVKERDAGAFEFGAGYADVERFKGFAEISHKNIGGTGRRASLGAEVSQIGDKETANYTEPWIFDFPLDARASIYHESIQKLPASYTQTTVGGSVGVEKSFWDYYKFSLQYQNDIFHFINVPINAVLTQEDKDRVNIASLNPSLFRDTRDDFLNPKTGSFNAIWFRWAANFLASEIQEVKLTLQSSWYFPLTPNLIMGISSRGGVAYNFGETPDVPISERFKLGGRSTVRGYAEDTLGTLGQTINPSMINPLVFTPTGGNSMLVFNWEFRFNLPKNLGLVFFFDSGNVWRYHNSIWSSPLKSSVGPGLRYNTPIGPIRFDVGYKLNREEWESASEFHFTLGHAF